The proteins below are encoded in one region of Nitrospira sp.:
- a CDS encoding 5-formyltetrahydrofolate cyclo-ligase — protein MAATRRFRTKNAARKAIWDRLQARHVARFPFPPHGRIPNFTGAEEAARRLFELAPWKNARRLKINPDAPQRPVRAEALNRGISVYIPTPRLRGGFMLLDPAAIPPHKISEASGLTTGAKWATPVALRAMPRMDAIVCGSVVVTRSGRRCGKGEGSDLEYAILRELGHPPVPVATTVHDTQIVDFVPRDRTDQPLSVIVTPTRTIRVRRPPPPPAGLDWQRLDEADFEAMPILLELRRLARHASRRRSVRRRT, from the coding sequence ATGGCGGCGACACGACGATTTCGCACGAAGAACGCGGCTCGCAAGGCGATCTGGGACCGGCTGCAAGCCCGCCACGTGGCGCGGTTTCCTTTTCCACCCCATGGACGAATTCCAAACTTCACGGGAGCGGAAGAAGCCGCTCGGCGGCTGTTCGAGCTGGCGCCGTGGAAGAATGCCCGCCGCCTGAAGATCAATCCGGACGCGCCGCAACGTCCGGTCCGCGCCGAAGCGCTCAACCGTGGGATCAGCGTGTACATCCCGACTCCACGGCTGCGTGGCGGATTCATGCTCCTGGATCCAGCCGCGATCCCTCCCCATAAAATCTCGGAGGCCTCCGGACTGACGACCGGCGCGAAATGGGCCACACCGGTTGCGCTGAGGGCCATGCCACGCATGGATGCGATCGTGTGCGGATCGGTAGTGGTGACGAGGAGCGGACGTCGTTGCGGAAAGGGAGAGGGCAGCGATCTCGAATATGCGATCCTGCGCGAGCTGGGTCATCCCCCCGTACCGGTGGCGACGACCGTGCACGATACGCAAATCGTCGACTTTGTCCCTCGGGACCGAACGGACCAGCCGCTGTCGGTGATCGTCACGCCGACGCGCACCATTCGCGTTCGACGGCCGCCCCCTCCCCCCGCCGGCCTGGACTGGCAGCGGCTTGATGAGGCCGACTTCGAGGCGATGCCGATCTTACTGGAGCTCCGACGTCTGGCACGACATGCGTCGCGACGCCGTTCCGTCAGACGTCGCACCTAA